In Opitutus sp. ER46, the following are encoded in one genomic region:
- the tsaA gene encoding tRNA (N6-threonylcarbamoyladenosine(37)-N6)-methyltransferase TrmO, giving the protein MTPLVVNPVALLRTPFAEKFGVPRQSGLVPEAEGVVEFLPEFAAPEFTRGLEAFSHVWLITAFHKNPGWTGSAVVRPPRLGGNERVGVFASRSPNRPNGLGLSLVRLLSIEPGRLRVAGVDAVDGTPVYDVKPYLPWAEAIPDATSDWAKEQPETVPADGIHIPETLAARLGGATTRLVRQLLRLQLQPAYQEAAGRDYGMTVSGWNVRWRARAEGGVEVFEATRVEDCD; this is encoded by the coding sequence ATGACGCCCCTCGTGGTCAATCCCGTTGCCCTCCTGCGCACGCCCTTCGCCGAAAAGTTCGGCGTGCCGCGGCAGAGCGGACTCGTACCGGAGGCGGAGGGCGTCGTGGAGTTCCTGCCGGAGTTTGCGGCACCGGAGTTCACGCGTGGGCTGGAGGCGTTCTCGCACGTCTGGCTGATCACGGCCTTTCACAAGAATCCGGGTTGGACGGGTAGCGCGGTCGTGCGGCCGCCGCGGCTCGGCGGCAACGAGCGGGTCGGCGTGTTTGCGTCGCGTTCGCCGAACCGGCCCAACGGGCTGGGGCTCTCGCTGGTCCGCCTGCTCAGCATCGAACCCGGACGCCTGCGGGTGGCTGGCGTCGATGCCGTGGACGGCACGCCGGTGTACGACGTGAAGCCGTACCTGCCGTGGGCGGAGGCGATTCCCGACGCCACCTCAGATTGGGCCAAGGAACAGCCGGAGACCGTCCCGGCGGACGGCATCCACATTCCGGAGACGCTGGCGGCGCGGCTGGGCGGGGCGACGACGCGGCTCGTGCGGCAACTCCTCCGGCTGCAGCTGCAACCCGCGTACCAGGAGGCTGCGGGCCGCGACTACGGCATGACCGTCAGCGGCTGGAACGTCCGCTGGCGCGCCCGCGCCGAAGGTGGCGTCGAGGTGTTCGAGGCGACGCGGGTCGAGGACTGTGACTGA
- a CDS encoding D-aminoacylase has product MKGLQVKQVRRERQLRVATPRALAAPAGCGSFPAMARVLLLLLLSFTLARAQDYDVVIRHARLVDGTGAPARAGDLAIKDGRIAAVGSVPGRGRTEIEAHGRVLAPGFIDVHTHAEDACELPQAENFLRMGVTTIITGNCGDSQPDIGRFFAELKTTPVAVNVASLVGHGTIRQAVMGKDAARPATPAEIAAMARQVEQAMQAGALGLSTGLIYVPGSFAKTEEIVALAKVVAAHGGLYASHMRHENVMIRAALDEVFTVAREAHVPVQISHLKLSGPAAWGQAADILALLDRQRAAGITVAQDVYVYTAASTSLGSVIDPAVRAGGTATFRRQIVDPAVHAHVVADMKASIRQGKRGDYAYAVIARCESDPRLNGKSVPEAARLLRGNDTLDDQIETILAIQAAGGASAVFHGMSEADVRAFLVHPLTMIGSDSGIRKFGEGVPHPRGYGNNARVLAHYVRELHLLSLEEAVRKMTSLPAHTFHLGQRGELRPGFVADLVLFDPANVATAAEFTDPHHYAQGFDDVFVNGVAVIREGALTAARPGQPVKRG; this is encoded by the coding sequence ATGAAAGGGCTACAAGTGAAGCAGGTCCGGCGCGAACGCCAGTTGAGAGTGGCCACCCCGCGCGCCCTTGCCGCGCCGGCCGGCTGTGGCAGTTTTCCGGCCATGGCCCGCGTCCTTCTCCTGCTCCTGCTCTCCTTCACCCTCGCCCGCGCCCAGGACTACGACGTCGTCATCCGGCACGCCCGGCTCGTCGACGGCACCGGCGCCCCGGCCCGTGCGGGCGACCTCGCGATCAAGGATGGCCGGATCGCCGCCGTCGGTTCGGTTCCCGGCCGCGGCCGCACGGAGATCGAGGCGCACGGTCGCGTGCTCGCCCCGGGCTTCATCGACGTGCACACCCACGCCGAGGACGCCTGCGAGCTGCCGCAGGCGGAGAACTTCCTGCGCATGGGCGTCACCACGATCATTACCGGCAACTGCGGCGACTCGCAGCCGGACATCGGCCGGTTCTTCGCCGAACTGAAGACCACGCCGGTCGCGGTGAACGTCGCCAGCCTCGTCGGCCACGGCACCATCCGGCAGGCCGTCATGGGCAAGGACGCCGCCCGGCCAGCCACCCCCGCGGAGATCGCAGCGATGGCCAGGCAAGTGGAACAGGCGATGCAGGCGGGCGCGCTCGGCCTGAGCACCGGGCTGATCTACGTGCCCGGCAGCTTCGCCAAAACCGAAGAGATCGTCGCCCTCGCGAAAGTCGTCGCCGCGCATGGCGGGCTCTACGCGAGCCACATGCGCCACGAAAACGTCATGATCCGCGCCGCGCTCGACGAAGTGTTCACCGTGGCGCGCGAGGCGCACGTCCCCGTCCAGATCTCGCACTTGAAACTCTCCGGCCCGGCGGCGTGGGGCCAGGCCGCCGACATCCTTGCGCTCCTAGACCGCCAGCGCGCCGCCGGCATCACGGTCGCGCAGGACGTGTACGTTTACACCGCCGCGAGCACGAGCCTCGGCTCGGTCATCGACCCGGCCGTGCGCGCCGGCGGCACCGCCACCTTTCGTCGGCAGATCGTCGATCCCGCCGTCCACGCCCACGTCGTCGCCGACATGAAAGCGAGCATCCGGCAGGGCAAACGAGGCGACTACGCGTACGCCGTGATCGCCCGTTGCGAGTCCGACCCCCGGCTGAACGGCAAGAGCGTGCCCGAGGCGGCACGGCTGCTGCGCGGCAATGACACCCTCGACGACCAGATCGAGACCATCCTTGCGATCCAGGCCGCCGGCGGCGCGAGCGCCGTGTTTCACGGGATGAGCGAAGCCGACGTCCGCGCCTTTCTCGTCCACCCGCTGACGATGATCGGGTCCGACTCGGGCATCCGGAAATTCGGCGAGGGCGTCCCTCACCCGCGGGGCTATGGCAACAACGCCCGCGTCCTCGCCCACTACGTCCGCGAACTGCATCTGCTCTCGCTGGAGGAAGCCGTGCGCAAGATGACCTCCCTCCCCGCCCACACCTTCCACCTTGGCCAGCGCGGCGAGCTCCGTCCCGGATTCGTCGCCGACCTGGTGCTTTTCGATCCGGCGAACGTCGCGACGGCCGCCGAGTTCACCGACCCGCACCATTACGCGCAGGGTTTCGACGACGTCTTCGTCAACGGCGTCGCCGTGATCCGGGAAGGCGCCCTCACCGCCGCCCGCCCGGGCCAGCCGGTGAAGCGCGGCTAG
- the chrA gene encoding chromate efflux transporter → MSDARAPTFAEAVRFWLKLGFISFGGPTGQIAIMHTELVERRRWIGEQRFLHALNYCMLLPGPEATQLATYCGWLLHRTWGGIVAGVLFVLPSVVLLWALSYVYVVYGTVPAIAAVFAGLKPAVTAIVVAAVIRLGRRALRTRVMWLIAAAAFGLIFFLKVPFPAIVGGAALVGFALRWTPWAPVAPTEAGGANGTNVAAPAGGYVIDDAAAAAAHTRPSWGRALKVVAVSVALWWAPIVAAGLWQGWHGTLAQEGVFFSKAAMVTFGGAYAVLPYVGQQAVEHFDWITAPQMLDGLGLAETTPGPLIMVVQFVGFLGGWQHPGGLSSLLAATLGALITTWATFVPCFLWIFLGAPHIEQLRGQASLSRMLSAVTAAVVGVVLNLAVWFGLHVFFPSGLAGGRIDGFAVVVCALAFVALQFFKVGIVPVVLVSGLIGFLWA, encoded by the coding sequence ATGAGCGACGCGCGCGCGCCCACGTTTGCGGAAGCGGTCAGGTTCTGGCTGAAGCTGGGGTTCATCAGCTTCGGCGGGCCGACGGGGCAGATCGCGATCATGCACACCGAGCTCGTCGAGCGGCGGCGCTGGATCGGCGAGCAGCGGTTCCTGCACGCGCTCAACTACTGCATGCTCCTGCCGGGACCGGAGGCCACGCAGCTGGCGACGTACTGCGGCTGGCTGCTGCATCGCACCTGGGGCGGCATCGTCGCGGGCGTCCTGTTTGTCCTGCCCTCCGTGGTGCTGCTGTGGGCGCTGAGCTACGTGTATGTGGTGTACGGGACCGTGCCCGCGATCGCGGCGGTGTTCGCGGGGCTCAAGCCGGCGGTGACGGCGATCGTGGTGGCGGCCGTGATCCGGCTCGGCCGGCGGGCGCTGCGCACCCGCGTCATGTGGCTCATCGCGGCGGCGGCGTTCGGGCTGATCTTCTTCCTGAAGGTGCCGTTCCCGGCGATTGTCGGCGGCGCGGCGCTGGTGGGGTTCGCGCTGCGCTGGACCCCGTGGGCTCCGGTTGCGCCGACGGAGGCGGGCGGGGCGAACGGCACGAACGTCGCCGCGCCGGCCGGTGGCTATGTCATCGACGATGCGGCCGCCGCGGCGGCGCACACGCGGCCGAGTTGGGGTCGGGCCCTGAAGGTGGTCGCGGTGAGCGTGGCGCTCTGGTGGGCGCCGATCGTGGCGGCGGGACTCTGGCAAGGCTGGCACGGAACGCTGGCGCAGGAGGGCGTGTTCTTCAGCAAGGCGGCCATGGTGACCTTCGGTGGAGCGTATGCGGTTTTGCCGTATGTCGGGCAGCAGGCGGTCGAGCACTTCGACTGGATCACCGCGCCGCAGATGCTGGATGGGCTCGGGCTGGCCGAGACGACCCCGGGGCCGCTGATCATGGTCGTGCAGTTCGTGGGCTTCCTGGGCGGGTGGCAGCACCCCGGGGGCCTGTCGTCGCTGCTCGCGGCGACGCTGGGGGCGCTGATCACGACGTGGGCGACGTTCGTGCCGTGCTTCCTCTGGATCTTTCTGGGCGCGCCGCACATCGAGCAGCTGCGCGGGCAGGCGAGCCTGAGCCGGATGCTCTCGGCGGTGACGGCGGCGGTGGTGGGCGTGGTGCTCAATCTGGCCGTGTGGTTTGGCCTGCATGTCTTCTTCCCGAGCGGTCTGGCCGGCGGGCGAATCGACGGCTTCGCCGTCGTGGTCTGCGCCCTGGCGTTCGTCGCGCTCCAGTTCTTCAAGGTCGGCATCGTTCCCGTGGTGCTCGTCAGCGGCCTCATTGGTTTCCTCTGGGCCTGA